The Cytobacillus sp. NJ13 sequence CCTTCCAGCAAATTGTACATATTTCCAGGGACCTGTCTTTCAACCTTGCTTCCCTTTCCCAGTACAATTGCTTCGAAACCGGACTTTTTCAATTCTGCTTTTGCTTCTTCAACTGTTTTCCCTTCCACTTCAGGTGCTAGTTCAGAGTTTGCCTTTAGTTCCTTTGCCGGCTCGATATTTAAATATTGAAGACTGCTTTTCATAACCGGTGTAAAAATCTTGGCAACCGGCTCAGCACCGTTTGTACTGAGGTCAATATCCGGCTGCTGGACCGCTACATAGATGATCAGTTCAGGATCATCTTTTGGCGCCATGCCTAAAAAGGAGAAGATAAAATTTTCATGTCCCGTTAAATATCCTCCGCCATTTGGGTCAGGGATTTGGGCAGTCCCCGTTTTTCCGGCAACCTCATAGCCCTCAATATTATACCTTTTGTAGCCCGTTCCATTTTCAGAAGACACAACCGTTTCCAGGATATCCCTGGTTTTCTTGGCCGTTTCTGCTGAGATTGGATTTCCCTTCACTTCCGGCTTTGTTTTTTTTAAGACTTGATTTTTATCACCATCAACAATACTGCTGATCACATGAGGCTGCATCATTTTGCCGTCATTTGCAATGGCAGTAGCTGCCTGTACCTGCTGAATCGGCGTAATGGCAGAACCTTGTCCGAATCCGGTCGTTACTTTATCAAGCGGCCACTCGTAAGCTATTTTTCCGCCTGTTTCATTCGGCAGGTCAATTCCAGTTGGATTTTCAAATCCAAACTTTGTTATATATTCCCTGTATTTTTCATAACCAAGCTTCTCTTTAACTATTTTCGCGAAAGCCACGTTCGACGAACGCTGAACACCTTCAAGGTAAGTAATGGACCCCCAGCCCCGTCCCTGGTTATGGTCGCGTATAGCAGGTGAGTTTTCTGTTACTTTATAACTCCCTGATTTAAACCATTCATTCGGATCAAATTTCCCCTCCTCAATGGCTGCGGCCAAGGTAAAGATCTTCATAGTGGAGCCGGGCTCAAATGAGTTTTCGATCACTTCATTATGCCATGTCTCTTCAATGCCTTCCTTTGTTTTCGGATGAAAGGATGGCCTCTGTCCCATTGCCAAAATCTCACCCGTTTTGGCATCCGCAACTACAGCAACCATCTTTTTCGGCTTATACTTTTCATCTACTTTATTCATGGAATCTTCGAGGAAAGTCTGTATCTTTTTGTCGATTGTCAAATACACATCTTTACCATTTTGAGCCGGCTGGATTTTTTGATCTCCATTTGGGAGGAGATAGCCCCATATATCGCTTTCGTAGCTGAACTTTCCATCTTTTCCTGTGAGCACATCATTCAAACTCTGTTCAAGGCCCAGCATCCCTACTGTATCGGTTTTATTCGTCTTCGATTTTTTCTTTTCCACATATCCGACTAAATGTGAGGCGAAGACCCCATTTGGGTAGAACCGTTTGGAATCAGTTATAAATGTAATCCCCGGTAATTTCATATCTTCAATTTCTCTTTTTGTCTTTAACGGAAGATCGCGCCCCTCTTTACCAAATTCCACCTGAAATGGCGTTTCCCCATCTTTGGTTTTCTTCGTCAGGATCCTATATATCTCAGACTCTTCCAGATCAATAGCTTTTGAAAGCGCCGCTGCTGTTTTTTCAGGGTCTTTCACATAATCCGGCTTCATGCTTTTATCGAGGATTGCTACCAGCTTGTAGGAAATAGTATCCTCGGCAATGACTTCACCATTGCGGTCATAAATAGTACCCCTTTTGGCCTGAATTGTCTTTTCACGTTCATATTTTTGCTGAGCTTTTGCAGCAAGTGCATGTCCCGCTGCTTCACCTGTAACCTGAATAGAAACAAAGCGGAAAATTAATACAAAAAAGAGCAGGCTGAATATTAAAAATAATATCGCTGCTCCAAAATTAATATTTGGCTGTTTCTTCATTAATCTTCCACGACCTTGACATTATTTCCGCTGAATTTAAGTCCCATTTCCTCAGCTTTTGCTTTAATGCGCTCGTATGTACTTAATTCGCCCACTTGCATTTCGAGATCTGTATTCACTTTATTCTGCGTTTGGATTGCTTCTTCTGTTTGCTGAATTTCTTTATTCACTTCGTATATGGATGCCTGGTTTGAAACCATTTGTACTGCACCAAAACAAACAATGCCAGTGAAAGCAAGTCCCAGTATTTTTTCCCCGGGGGAAAGCCATGACTTCTTTGATAATTTCTTGGGAGCCTGGACGGGCTGGGTTTGCACATCAAATTGTTTTTCTTCCTGAATTTTTCGGGCTAAATTGCTCATAATTCCCCTCCTGTAAATTTTTTATTTATTCTCTGCATGAGTATACTAAATCGCTTAAAGCTTCTCTGCAATTCTCAGTTTAGCGGACCTTGCACGATTATTGTGTTCCAGCTCTTCTTCTGAAGGCAGAATCGGCTTTCTGTTAATGAGCTTTATGATTGGTTTATATTCATCTGGAATAATCGGGAGGCCGGGAGGCAGATTTGGTGTTTCACTGGCTTTTTTAAAGGCAGCTTTGCAAATCCGGTCCTCCAATGAATGAAACGTGATCACGCTGATTCTTCCATTGGGATTTAATATGTCAATAGCCTGGTGCAGAGAATCCTCAAATACACCAAGTTCATCATTAACAGCTATTCTAATGGCCTGAAATACACGTTTGGCGGGATGCCCGCCTTTTCGTCTGGCAGGAGCAGGTATTGCTTCTTTTATCAGCTCAACCAGCTGGCCTGTTGTTTCTATCGGGGAAACTTCCCTGGCCGCTTCAATCTTTCTCGCAATTTGCTTCGAGAATTTCTCTTCTCCATATCTGAAGAAAATTTTCACAAGTTCACCATATTCCCAGCTGTTTACTACGTCATAAGCGGAAATGTCAGCGCTTGTATCCATTCTCATATCAAGCGGGGCATCATTATGATAGCTGAAACCTCTTTCAGGTGTATCCAATTGAGGTGATGAAACGCCAAGATCATATAAAACACCATCTACTTTTGAAACACCAAGGTTTGCAAGCTCTTCCTGAAGATACTTGAAATTACTTTTGATGATGGTAATTCTGTCACCATATTCAGACAGTTTTTCTTTTGCGTGTGCAATTGCTGTGTCATCCTGGTCAAATGCGTACAGCTTTCCCTTTTCAGACAGCTGGGTAAGAATTAATTCGCTGTGTCCTGCGCCGCCCAGTGTACAATCCACATACACTCCATCAGGATGGATATTTAAGCCTTCTACTGTTTCTTTTAATAGCACTGTTGTATGTTCAAACATTGTTGTATGAATCCACCTTTCCAATCCGAGAAGCACGAGACGCATTATAGGCATCTGGAGCTAAACAAATATCTTTGTATCATGGGAAATTATATTACTAAAACATTCCCATTATATATCAAACCCAATCATGTTTTCCGCAATATCAGCAAAAGATTCCTCTGATTCTGCAAAATAATCTTCCCAAAGATTTTTGCTCCATATCTCGATCCGATTGGAAACGCCCAGCACTACACATTCTTTTTCCAATTTTGCATATTGCAGAAGCGGGGAAGCAATATTTATTCTTCCTTGTTTGTCAATTTCACATTCAGTGGCACCTGAAAAGAAAAAACGGGTAAATGCACGGGCATCTTTTTTGGTAAGCGGAAGGCCCTTTAGT is a genomic window containing:
- the ftsL gene encoding cell division protein FtsL — encoded protein: MSNLARKIQEEKQFDVQTQPVQAPKKLSKKSWLSPGEKILGLAFTGIVCFGAVQMVSNQASIYEVNKEIQQTEEAIQTQNKVNTDLEMQVGELSTYERIKAKAEEMGLKFSGNNVKVVED
- a CDS encoding penicillin-binding protein yields the protein MKKQPNINFGAAILFLIFSLLFFVLIFRFVSIQVTGEAAGHALAAKAQQKYEREKTIQAKRGTIYDRNGEVIAEDTISYKLVAILDKSMKPDYVKDPEKTAAALSKAIDLEESEIYRILTKKTKDGETPFQVEFGKEGRDLPLKTKREIEDMKLPGITFITDSKRFYPNGVFASHLVGYVEKKKSKTNKTDTVGMLGLEQSLNDVLTGKDGKFSYESDIWGYLLPNGDQKIQPAQNGKDVYLTIDKKIQTFLEDSMNKVDEKYKPKKMVAVVADAKTGEILAMGQRPSFHPKTKEGIEETWHNEVIENSFEPGSTMKIFTLAAAIEEGKFDPNEWFKSGSYKVTENSPAIRDHNQGRGWGSITYLEGVQRSSNVAFAKIVKEKLGYEKYREYITKFGFENPTGIDLPNETGGKIAYEWPLDKVTTGFGQGSAITPIQQVQAATAIANDGKMMQPHVISSIVDGDKNQVLKKTKPEVKGNPISAETAKKTRDILETVVSSENGTGYKRYNIEGYEVAGKTGTAQIPDPNGGGYLTGHENFIFSFLGMAPKDDPELIIYVAVQQPDIDLSTNGAEPVAKIFTPVMKSSLQYLNIEPAKELKANSELAPEVEGKTVEEAKAELKKSGFEAIVLGKGSKVERQVPGNMYNLLEGERVILKTEGELTVPDMNGWSLRDVMKVAKLADLKLNTVGSGYVVKQNLKAGSALREGDYLIVELEPPAEKYNEENLESEEQQEEEEAVLD
- the mraZ gene encoding division/cell wall cluster transcriptional repressor MraZ — translated: MFMGEFHHNVDNKGRLIVPAKFRDNLGETFVLTRGLDQCLFGYPMDEWRQLEEKLKGLPLTKKDARAFTRFFFSGATECEIDKQGRINIASPLLQYAKLEKECVVLGVSNRIEIWSKNLWEDYFAESEESFADIAENMIGFDI
- the rsmH gene encoding 16S rRNA (cytosine(1402)-N(4))-methyltransferase RsmH → MFEHTTVLLKETVEGLNIHPDGVYVDCTLGGAGHSELILTQLSEKGKLYAFDQDDTAIAHAKEKLSEYGDRITIIKSNFKYLQEELANLGVSKVDGVLYDLGVSSPQLDTPERGFSYHNDAPLDMRMDTSADISAYDVVNSWEYGELVKIFFRYGEEKFSKQIARKIEAAREVSPIETTGQLVELIKEAIPAPARRKGGHPAKRVFQAIRIAVNDELGVFEDSLHQAIDILNPNGRISVITFHSLEDRICKAAFKKASETPNLPPGLPIIPDEYKPIIKLINRKPILPSEEELEHNNRARSAKLRIAEKL